One Oncorhynchus kisutch isolate 150728-3 linkage group LG13, Okis_V2, whole genome shotgun sequence DNA window includes the following coding sequences:
- the LOC109902678 gene encoding dimethylaniline monooxygenase [N-oxide-forming] 5: MVRTVAVIGAGPSGLTSIKSCLDEGLEPTCFESSDDIGGLWKFKEVSEPNRASIYRSLTINISKEMMCFSDFPIPADYPNYMHHSRILQYFRLYAEHFKLLQHIHFQTSVRSVRQRPDFSHSGQWEVVTENREGQEERHMFDSVIVCSGHYSYPHLPLKDFSGIESFEGKYFHSWDYKGPENLHGKRVVVIGIGNSGGDIAVESSRVAEQVYLSTRRGAWVIRVLSDNGLPVDMKYNTRFVHILFQLLPVNWLSWFGEKKLNAMYDHTMYALKPKHRLFSTIPVINDELPNKILTGGVMVKPNVQQIRGSSVVFEDGSVVDKVDVIVFATGYNYDFPFLPPNVMHKSGHRLGLYKHVFPPTLEHPTMAVVGFIHALGAIMPQAEMQSRWVTRVFKGHKKLPSNQAMLKAVECDTKDMDKNYIVSKLVPLQVDFVSYMDDIAGEVGVRPSLAWLFFTDYPLFKRVLWGPVTAYQYRITGPGKWSGARRAIFTQFERMFQPFKTRQVEEKQGCSVAGRLLKLSLTAMVGGAAAYYFHLQPPSSFTYLLSKLTPQRA; the protein is encoded by the exons GAAGTTTCTGAGCCCAACAGAGCCAGTATCTACCGTTCCCTCACCATCAATATCTCCAAGGAGATGATGTGTTTCAGCGACTTCCCCATCCCAGCTGACTACCCCAACTACATGCACCACTCCCGTATCCTGCAGTACTTCAGGCTCTATGCTGAACACTTCAAACTGCTGCAGCACATCCACTTCCAG accaGTGTGCGGAGTGTGAGACAGAGGCCAGACTTCAGTCATTCAGGCCAGTGGGAGGTGGTGACAGAGAAcagggagggacaggaggagagacacatgTTTGACTCTGTCATCGTCTGCTCTGGTCACTACTCCTACCCACACCTTCCACTTAAAGACTTCTCAG GTATTGAGTCGTTTGAGGGGAAGTACTTCCACAGTTGGGATTATAAGGGTCCAGAGAACCTTCATGGGAAGAGGGTGGTGGTGATCGGCATCGGCAACTCTGGAGGAGACATCGCTGTGGAGTCCAGCCGGGTGGCCGAGCAG GTGTATCTGAGCACGCGTCGCGGTGCGTGGGTTATACGTGTGCTGTCGGACAACGGCTTGCCCGTGGACATGAAGTATAACACACGCTTTGTCCACATCCTGTTCCAACTGCTGCCAGTTAACTGGCTCAGCTGGTTCGGAGAGAAGAAGCTCAACGCCATGTATGACCACACCATGTACGCCCTCAAACCCAAACacag GTTGTTCAGTACGATTCCAGTGATAAATGATGAGCTTCCCAATAAGATCTTGACTGGTGGAGTCATGGTCAAACCCAATGTCCAACAGATCAGAGGCTCCAGTGTGGTGTTTGAGGATGGGAGTGTGGTGGACAAG GTGGATGTGATTGTGTTCGCTACGGGTTACAACTACGACTTTCCCTTCCTGCCTCCCAACGTAATGCATAAGTCTGGCCACCGGTTGGGGCTGTACAAGCATGTGTTTCCCCCCACCCTGGAGCACCCCACCATGGCCGTAGTAGGCTTCATCCATGCCCTGGGTGCCATCATGCCCCAGGCAGAGATGCAGTCCCGCTGGGTCACACGTGTCTTTAAAG GTCATAAGAAGCTACCGTCCAACCAGGCCATGCTGAAGGCTGTGGAGTGCGACACCAAGGACATGGACAAGAA CTACATCGTATCCAAGCTGGTGCCGCTGCAGGTGGACTTTGTGTCCTACATGGATGACATCGCTGGAGAGGTGGGGGTCAGACCCAGCCTGGCCTGGCTGTTCTTCACTGACTACCCCCTATTCAAGAGGGTTCTGTGGGGTCCCGTCACTGCCTACCAATACCGTATCACCGGCCCAGGGAAATGGTCCGGGGCACGCCGAGCCATCTTCACCCAGTTTGAACGCATGTTCCAGCCCTTCAAGACCAGACAG GTGGAGGAGAAACAGGGATGTTCTGTGGCGGGCCGTCTGCTAAAGCTCAGCCTCACAGCGATGGTGGGAGGAGCAGCAGCCTACTACTTCCACCTCCAACCACCCTCCTCCTTCACCTACCTTCTCTCCAAACTCACACCTCAGAGAGCCTGA